In Nocardioides sp. InS609-2, a single genomic region encodes these proteins:
- a CDS encoding amino acid ABC transporter ATP-binding protein, producing the protein MSTPAIQIKDLHKYFGDNQVLKGIDFHVDSSEVVCVIGPSGSGKSTLLRCVNRLEEPTSGKIFVEGIDITDPETDLDDVRSRIGMVFQQFNLFPHMSVLQNLCIAQQRVKKRGKDEAVEVARANLEKVGLADREGAYPAHLSGGQQQRVAIARALSMNPDMMLFDEPTSALDPELVGDVLDVMKSLASEGMTMMVVTHEMGFAREVGDKLVFMDGGVIVEEGDPTEVLANPQHKRTQSFLSKVL; encoded by the coding sequence ATGAGCACGCCGGCGATCCAGATCAAGGACCTGCACAAGTACTTCGGCGACAACCAGGTGCTCAAGGGCATCGACTTCCACGTCGACAGCAGCGAGGTCGTCTGCGTCATCGGCCCGTCGGGGTCGGGCAAGTCGACGCTGCTGCGCTGCGTCAACCGGCTCGAGGAGCCCACGTCGGGCAAGATCTTCGTCGAGGGCATCGACATCACCGACCCCGAGACCGATCTCGACGACGTGCGCTCGCGCATCGGCATGGTCTTCCAGCAGTTCAACCTCTTCCCGCACATGTCGGTGCTGCAGAACCTGTGCATCGCCCAGCAGCGCGTCAAGAAGCGCGGCAAGGACGAAGCGGTCGAGGTCGCTCGGGCCAACCTCGAGAAGGTCGGCCTGGCCGACCGTGAGGGCGCCTACCCAGCGCACCTCTCCGGTGGCCAGCAGCAACGAGTCGCGATCGCTCGGGCCCTGTCGATGAACCCCGACATGATGCTGTTCGACGAGCCCACCTCCGCCCTCGACCCCGAGCTGGTCGGCGACGTGCTCGACGTCATGAAGAGCCTGGCCTCCGAGGGCATGACGATGATGGTCGTCACCCACGAGATGGGCTTCGCGCGCGAGGTCGGCGACAAGCTGGTCTTCATGGACGGCGGCGTCATCGTCGAGGAGGGCGACCCGACCGAGGTGCTGGCCAACCCCCAGCACAAGCGCACTCAGTCGTTCCTCTCGAAGGTGCTCTGA
- a CDS encoding peptide chain release factor 3, translated as MTISTDARPRRTFAVISHPDAGKSTLTEALALHARTISEAGAVHGKAGRRGTVSDWMEMERERGISITSAALQFEYDGHVINLVDTPGHADFSEDTYRVLSAVDSAVMLVDAAKGLEPQTLKLFRVCAQRGIPVITVINKWDRPGLDPLQLMDEIQKEIGLRPTPLTWPVGSAGEFRGVLDRRTGDLIHYTRTAGGATRAPEERIAASRASEVDGQAWATAVEEHDLLTMDGADHDQGTFLAGTTTPVLFASALLNFGVSQLLRMLIELAPPPGPTPAVDGDAREVDDEFSAFVFKVQSGMDAAHRDRLAYARVCSGVFERGMVVQHGETGKPFATKYAQAVFGRDRSSVEQAFPGDIVGLVNANALRVGDTIYAGPAVRYPPIASFAPEHFVSARAADTGRYKQFRRGIEQMDQEGVVQVLRSDLRGDQSPVLAAVGPMQFEVVTARMQSEFGAAIKLDHLDYSVARRTDNAGVEALKGVRGVEVLSRADGTHLALFPDTWRAHTVARDHPKVMLEPLPASGG; from the coding sequence GTGACCATCTCGACCGACGCCCGGCCGCGGCGTACCTTCGCGGTCATCAGCCACCCCGATGCCGGCAAGTCGACGCTGACCGAGGCGCTGGCTCTGCACGCCCGGACCATCTCCGAGGCCGGCGCCGTGCACGGCAAGGCGGGACGCCGGGGCACGGTCTCGGACTGGATGGAGATGGAACGCGAGCGCGGCATCTCGATCACGTCGGCCGCCCTCCAGTTCGAGTACGACGGACACGTGATCAACCTGGTCGACACCCCCGGCCACGCGGACTTCTCCGAGGACACCTACCGGGTGCTGTCCGCTGTCGACTCGGCGGTGATGCTCGTCGACGCTGCCAAGGGGCTGGAGCCGCAGACGCTCAAGCTCTTCCGGGTGTGTGCCCAGCGCGGCATCCCGGTCATCACCGTGATCAACAAGTGGGACCGACCCGGCCTCGACCCGCTCCAGCTCATGGACGAGATCCAGAAGGAGATCGGCCTGCGGCCCACGCCGCTCACCTGGCCGGTCGGCAGCGCCGGCGAGTTCCGCGGTGTGCTCGATCGTCGTACAGGCGACCTGATCCACTACACGCGTACGGCGGGCGGGGCCACGCGCGCTCCCGAGGAGCGGATCGCCGCGTCCCGGGCATCGGAGGTCGACGGGCAGGCCTGGGCCACCGCCGTCGAGGAGCACGACCTGCTCACGATGGACGGGGCCGACCACGACCAGGGCACGTTCCTGGCCGGCACGACCACGCCGGTGCTCTTCGCCTCAGCCCTCCTCAACTTCGGAGTGTCCCAGCTGCTCCGGATGCTGATCGAGCTCGCGCCGCCTCCCGGTCCGACACCGGCCGTCGACGGCGACGCACGAGAGGTGGACGACGAATTCAGCGCGTTCGTGTTCAAGGTGCAGTCCGGGATGGACGCGGCGCACCGCGACCGCCTCGCCTATGCCCGGGTCTGCTCGGGCGTCTTCGAGCGGGGGATGGTGGTGCAGCACGGCGAGACCGGGAAGCCGTTCGCCACGAAGTACGCCCAAGCCGTGTTCGGGCGTGACCGCTCCTCTGTGGAGCAGGCCTTCCCCGGCGACATCGTCGGCCTGGTCAACGCCAACGCCCTGCGCGTCGGTGACACGATCTACGCCGGCCCAGCCGTGCGCTATCCGCCGATCGCCAGCTTCGCGCCCGAGCACTTCGTCTCGGCGCGCGCGGCCGACACCGGCCGCTACAAGCAGTTCCGCCGCGGCATCGAGCAGATGGACCAGGAGGGCGTCGTCCAGGTGCTGCGCTCGGACCTGCGCGGTGACCAGAGCCCGGTGCTTGCCGCGGTCGGGCCGATGCAGTTCGAGGTGGTCACGGCCCGGATGCAGAGCGAGTTCGGCGCGGCCATCAAGCTCGACCACCTGGACTACTCGGTGGCCCGCCGCACCGACAACGCGGGCGTCGAGGCGCTCAAGGGGGTGCGCGGGGTCGAGGTCCTCAGCCGGGCCGACGGCACCCACCTGGCGCTGTTCCCCGACACCTGGCGTGCGCACACGGTCGCCCGCGACCATCCGAAGGTCATGCTCGAGCCGCTGCCGGCCAGCGGCGGCTGA
- a CDS encoding DUF1697 domain-containing protein encodes MPTYVAFLRAINLGAKRKFLKDDIRRVTESIGATDVATHINTGNVLLTTTMRSRAKVESALEKAFAADRGFEVPTMVFKPAELVAIAVDADELWADLGEPRAHYISLFKSAPSAAATSAVHNLDLDGEVVRVVDRAAHVLLHREFHENRALSSREFKALGEGTARNVTVIRALATKWG; translated from the coding sequence ATGCCGACCTACGTCGCGTTCCTGCGAGCCATCAACCTGGGTGCCAAGCGCAAGTTCCTCAAGGACGACATCAGGCGAGTCACCGAGTCGATCGGGGCGACCGACGTCGCCACCCACATCAACACCGGCAACGTGCTGCTGACGACGACGATGCGATCGCGGGCCAAGGTCGAGTCAGCGTTGGAGAAGGCCTTTGCCGCCGACCGCGGGTTCGAGGTGCCGACGATGGTGTTCAAGCCCGCCGAGCTGGTCGCCATCGCAGTCGACGCCGACGAGCTCTGGGCCGATCTCGGCGAGCCGCGCGCGCACTACATCTCGCTGTTCAAGTCGGCACCGAGCGCTGCTGCCACGTCGGCGGTGCACAATCTGGACCTCGACGGCGAGGTCGTGCGCGTCGTCGACCGGGCCGCTCACGTGCTGCTGCACCGCGAGTTCCACGAGAACCGCGCGCTCAGCAGCCGCGAGTTCAAGGCGCTCGGCGAGGGTACGGCGCGCAACGTGACCGTGATCCGTGCGCTCGCCACCAAATGGGGCTGA
- a CDS encoding 5'-nucleotidase C-terminal domain-containing protein, whose translation MSQHPVLPSTRRAVLAGSAALAAAGYAAPAEAHRGGHGDGRGHDRTRLTVLGTTDLHGNVFNWDYFKNAEFDNATHDDIGVAKVATLVSAMRNERRGEPTLLLDAGDTIQGTPLAYYYARVEPITEGSKHPMALAMNLMDYDAAALGNHEFNYGIDTLRAYEEQLNFPLLGANAVDAQTKRPVFPPYVIKSFKPRHGPRIKVGILGLTNPGIAIWDKANVEGRMEFPGLVEQASKFVPEMKRRGCDVIIVSAHSGADTSSSYGDALPTENASSLIAADVPGIDAILVGHAHKEIPQRYVRNTKTGRDVLLCEPLYWGMRLAVMDLDLVRDRGGWRVITATSQTLNSNLVAERSDVARAVRSQHDKVVTYVNSVIGTSAVALSAARAVVEDVPIIDFIQYVQADAVKTATGGTLPVLSIAAPFNRAASFPAGEVTYRDVAGLYIYDNTLLGIQVTGAQVKDYLEHSARYFKQVSGPGPFTMNQVTNAVTTKAPGGTPDYNFDSVAGLDADLTYDIDIAQAVGSRITNLAYGAVPVAADQQFAMAINNYRQSGGGGFPHVATAPVLYNAQVEIRQLLIDWVTANGTIDPAQFASTDWKLTSGGAAIVVS comes from the coding sequence ATGTCCCAGCACCCCGTCCTGCCCTCCACCCGCCGCGCCGTGCTCGCTGGTTCGGCCGCCCTCGCAGCCGCCGGCTACGCCGCTCCCGCCGAGGCACACCGGGGAGGACACGGCGATGGTCGCGGGCACGACCGGACCCGGCTGACGGTGCTCGGCACCACCGACCTGCACGGCAACGTCTTCAACTGGGACTACTTCAAGAACGCCGAGTTCGACAACGCCACCCACGACGACATCGGCGTGGCCAAGGTCGCCACCCTCGTCTCCGCGATGCGCAACGAGCGCCGCGGTGAGCCGACGCTGCTCCTCGACGCCGGCGACACGATCCAGGGCACCCCGCTGGCCTACTACTACGCGCGGGTCGAGCCGATCACCGAGGGCTCCAAACACCCGATGGCGCTGGCCATGAACCTGATGGACTACGACGCCGCGGCGCTGGGGAACCACGAGTTCAACTACGGCATCGACACGCTGCGCGCCTACGAAGAACAGCTCAACTTCCCGCTGCTGGGTGCCAACGCCGTCGACGCGCAGACCAAGCGGCCTGTCTTCCCGCCGTACGTCATCAAGTCGTTCAAGCCGCGGCACGGCCCGCGCATCAAGGTCGGCATCCTCGGCCTCACCAACCCCGGCATCGCCATCTGGGACAAGGCCAACGTCGAGGGCCGGATGGAGTTCCCCGGGCTGGTCGAGCAGGCGAGCAAGTTCGTGCCCGAGATGAAGCGCCGCGGCTGCGACGTGATCATCGTGTCGGCCCACAGCGGCGCCGACACGAGCTCGTCGTACGGCGACGCGCTGCCGACCGAGAACGCGTCCTCGCTCATCGCCGCTGACGTGCCCGGCATCGACGCGATCCTCGTCGGCCACGCGCACAAGGAGATCCCGCAGCGCTACGTCCGCAACACCAAGACCGGCCGCGACGTGCTGCTGTGCGAGCCGCTCTACTGGGGCATGCGGCTGGCGGTCATGGACCTCGACCTGGTGCGCGACCGGGGCGGCTGGCGGGTGATCACGGCCACCTCGCAGACGCTCAACTCCAATCTCGTCGCCGAGCGCAGCGACGTCGCGCGGGCGGTGCGCAGCCAGCACGACAAGGTCGTCACCTACGTAAACTCGGTCATCGGCACCTCCGCCGTGGCTCTCTCGGCTGCGCGGGCCGTGGTCGAGGACGTCCCGATCATCGACTTCATCCAGTATGTCCAGGCCGACGCGGTCAAGACCGCCACGGGTGGCACGCTGCCGGTGCTGTCGATCGCCGCGCCGTTCAACCGGGCGGCGTCGTTCCCCGCAGGGGAGGTGACGTACCGCGACGTGGCGGGTCTCTACATCTACGACAACACCCTGCTCGGCATCCAGGTGACCGGGGCTCAGGTGAAGGACTACCTGGAGCACTCCGCCCGTTACTTCAAGCAGGTCTCCGGACCGGGCCCGTTCACGATGAACCAGGTGACCAATGCGGTCACGACGAAGGCGCCGGGCGGCACGCCCGACTACAACTTCGACTCCGTGGCCGGTCTCGACGCCGACCTGACCTACGACATCGACATCGCCCAGGCGGTCGGGTCACGGATCACCAACCTCGCGTACGGCGCAGTGCCCGTCGCCGCCGACCAACAGTTCGCGATGGCCATCAACAACTACCGGCAGAGCGGCGGTGGCGGCTTCCCGCACGTCGCCACCGCACCCGTCCTCTACAACGCGCAGGTCGAGATCCGGCAGTTGCTCATCGACTGGGTGACGGCCAACGGCACCATCGACCCGGCACAGTTCGCCTCGACCGACTGGAAGCTGACGTCGGGCGGTGCGGCGATCGTGGTCAGCTGA